ACAATTCAATCATGGTGGTTAGATTACATTAAAAACTCGCTAATAGATATTGTTCTATCCAGCGTAGGAATAGTTTTGCTATTCTTTGCTATAAATAAATTTCAAAAAACTTGGTGGGTATATGCATCCATATTTCTTACTGCTATGTTATTTTTGCAAAACTTTATTTGGCCGTCTTTTATAGCACCTATGTTCAATAAATTTACACCTATTACAGATCCAGCCATCCTTAGCATGGTAAATGACATATCAAAAAACGCAGGAATAAAAATTGACAGAGTCGAAGAAATGGATGCCAGCAAGCGAACGACACTTGCAAATGCGTATTTCTATGGTTTTGGCAACACAAGTAAAATAGTCCTTTACGACACGCTGCTAAAAAAATATCCGCAGGACGAAATAAAAGCTGTAATTGCCCACGAAGCCGCCCATTGGAAAGAAAATCACGTTTTAAAGAGCATAATAATTGGTTCATTTGGGATCTTTATAATATTCTTTATATTTAATATTCTTTTAAAGACGAGTATCATCAAAGCGCAAAGCCTCAGATATAGTCCCTATATAATCTCAGTGTTTTATCTTTTTATGTTGCTTGTCAATTTTGATACAAATCCAATTCAAAATTTTATATCAAGGCAAATGGAAAGACAAGCTGATTTGCTTTCCGTACAATACCTCCATGATAAAAATGCAGTGATCAAGTTGCAGGTAGATTTAGCAGAAAAAAGCTTATCCGATGTAGAACCTCCAAAATTCATCGAGTGGTTTTCTTATACGCACCCCAGTGCCATGAATAGAATTAGAGCCGTTGAAAAATCTAAGATATAAAAACAAATTGCGAATTAAGCAACAAAATAACCACTCCTTTAGTCGAGTGGTTAAGTAATTTCAAATATGTTTTTGTATTTTATATTGACCATTTTATTTTTT
The window above is part of the Thermoanaerobacterium sp. PSU-2 genome. Proteins encoded here:
- a CDS encoding M48 family metallopeptidase yields the protein MYVKFNKIWFLLTFVALLFSSLYIYYTLTPNIVSQDVYKFFSHYTVEKSIPYHKENRLLYISSFLVQLIFLLWFVFGGLSIKLSKICERISGKHYYLSVFIFFLLLWIILKLLSLPFSFYSYRLQVKWGFSVQTIQSWWLDYIKNSLIDIVLSSVGIVLLFFAINKFQKTWWVYASIFLTAMLFLQNFIWPSFIAPMFNKFTPITDPAILSMVNDISKNAGIKIDRVEEMDASKRTTLANAYFYGFGNTSKIVLYDTLLKKYPQDEIKAVIAHEAAHWKENHVLKSIIIGSFGIFIIFFIFNILLKTSIIKAQSLRYSPYIISVFYLFMLLVNFDTNPIQNFISRQMERQADLLSVQYLHDKNAVIKLQVDLAEKSLSDVEPPKFIEWFSYTHPSAMNRIRAVEKSKI